A DNA window from Arachis duranensis cultivar V14167 chromosome 3, aradu.V14167.gnm2.J7QH, whole genome shotgun sequence contains the following coding sequences:
- the LOC107481788 gene encoding ABC transporter G family member 1 isoform X4: protein MLPVLLEYETTFEVEAMNEVDHQEEKGVFITWEDLWVTVSDGKNGRKAILQGLKGYAKPGQLLAIMGPSGCGKSTLLDALAGRLGSKSKQTGMILINGRKQALAYGTSAYVTEDDTILTTLTVGEAVYYSAQLQLPDSMSKSEKKERAEFTIREMGLQDAINTRIGGWGSKGISGGQKRRVSICIEILTHPRLLFLDEPTSGLDSAASYYVMSRIASLNKKNGIQMTIIASIHQPSNEIFQLFNNLCLLSSGKTVYFGPVSAANKFFSSNGFPCPSLQNPPDHFVKIINKDFEQEEDPEKGLARGLTTEEAIHILVESYDSSKISHQVHKEISQMKKRDSDAMEKKSHADFLTQCMVLTRRSFVNMYREVGYHWLRLLIYGALALSLGTMFFHIGSSSESIQARASLLVFVVTFLTFITVGAFPYFVEDMKVFERKRPNGHYGVTAYTIGNTLSSVPFLLLMSLIPGAVVYYLVGLHQGHQEFIYFTSILFVSVFLVEGLMMIVASIVPNFLLGIIFGTGILGVMMLDGGFYRLPSDIP, encoded by the exons ATGCTACCCGTTTTGTTGGAATATGAGACCACATTTGAGGTGGAAGCCATGAATGAGGTGGATCATCAAGAGGAGAAGGGGGTTTTCATAACATGGGAGGATCTATGGGTGACAGTCTCAGATGGCaagaatggaaggaaagcaATACTTCAGGGCCTGAAAGGTTATGCCAAACCAGGGCAACTCTTGGCTATAATGGGTCCTTCTGGTTGTGGAAAGTCTACTCTTCTTGATGCCTTAGCAG GGAGATTAGGTTCAAAGTCAAAGCAGACTGGGATGATCCTAATCAATGGCCGCAAACAAGCACTGGCATATGGAACATCT GCATATGTCACAGAAGATGATACTATCTTGACAACACTGACAGTTGGAGAAGCTGTATACTACTCAGCCCAGCTCCAATTACCAGATTCCATGTCCAAATCAGAGAAGAAGGAGAGAGCAGAGTTCACAATAAGAGAAATGGGCCTGCAAGATGCCATCAACACAAGAATTGGAGGGTGGGGATCTAAGGGAATTAGTGGTGGACAAAAGAGGAGAGTTAGCATTTGCATTGAGATCTTAACACATCCAAGACTCTTGTTTCTTGATGAACCAACAAGTGGACTTGATAGTGCAGCCTCTTATTATGTTATGAGTAGAATTGCAagcttaaataaaaaaaatggaattcAAATGACTATTATTGCATCAATCCATCAACCAAGTAATGAAATCTTTCAGCTTTTCAACAATCTCTGTCTCCTCTCTTCTGGTAAAACAGTCTACTTCGGACCTGTCTCAGCTGCCAATAAG TTTTTCTCATCAAATGGTTTTCCTTGCCCAAGTCTCCAGAATCCTCCTGATCACTTtgtaaaaattattaacaaGGATTTTGAACAG GAGGAGGACCCTGAGAAAGGATTAGCTAGAGGGCTAACCACAGAAGAAGCAATTCATATACTTGTTGAATCATATGATTCATCTAAAATTAGTCACCAAGTTCATAAAGAAATATCTCAAATGAAAAAAAGG GACTCAGATGCAATGGAGAAGAAAAGTCATGCTGATTTTTTAACACAGTGCATGGTCCTTACTAGGAGATCTTTTGTGAACATGTATCGTGAAGTAGGCTACCACTGGTTGCGCCTACTTATCTATGGTGCTCTGGCTTTAAGTCTTGGTACCATGTTTTTTCACATTGGCTCAAGCAGTGAATCAATTCAG GCCAGAGCTTCACTGCTTGTATTTGTTGTTACATTCCTTACCTTCATTACTGTTGGTGCATTCCCTTATTTTGTGGAAGATATGA AGgtgtttgaaagaaaaagaccgAATGGACATTATGGGGTAACTGCATACACCATTGGCAACACATTATCTTCAGTTCCATTCTTGCTATTGATGTCACTGATCCCTGGAGCAGTGGTTTATTACCTAGTTGGACTTCACCAAGGACACCAAGAATTCATCTACTTTACATCTATACTCTTTGTTTCTGTCTTTTTGGTTGAGGGTCTCATGATGATTGTTGCAAGCATTGTCCCCAATTTCCTGCTAGGCATAATCTTTGGCACCGGAATATTGGGAGTGATGATGTTGGATGGTGGATTCTATAGGCTTCCAAGCGATATCCCTTAA
- the LOC107481788 gene encoding ABC transporter G family member 1 isoform X3 — MLPVLLEYETTFEVEAMNEVDHQEEKGVFITWEDLWVTVSDGKNGRKAILQGLKGYAKPGQLLAIMGPSGCGKSTLLDALAGRLGSKSKQTGMILINGRKQALAYGTSAYVTEDDTILTTLTVGEAVYYSAQLQLPDSMSKSEKKERAEFTIREMGLQDAINTRIGGWGSKGISGGQKRRVSICIEILTHPRLLFLDEPTSGLDSAASYYVMSRIASLNKKNGIQMTIIASIHQPSNEIFQLFNNLCLLSSGKTVYFGPVSAANKFFSSNGFPCPSLQNPPDHFVKIINKDFEQEEDPEKGLARGLTTEEAIHILVESYDSSKISHQVHKEISQMKKRDSDAMEKKSHADFLTQCMVLTRRSFVNMYREVGYHWLRLLIYGALALSLGTMFFHIGSSSESIQARASLLVFVVTFLTFITVGAFPSFVEDMKVFERKRPNGHYGVTAYTIGNTLSSVPFLLLMSLIPGAVVYYLVGLHQGHQEFIYFTSILFVSVFLVEGLMMIVASIVPNFLLGIIFGTGILGVMMLDGGFYRLPSDIP; from the exons ATGCTACCCGTTTTGTTGGAATATGAGACCACATTTGAGGTGGAAGCCATGAATGAGGTGGATCATCAAGAGGAGAAGGGGGTTTTCATAACATGGGAGGATCTATGGGTGACAGTCTCAGATGGCaagaatggaaggaaagcaATACTTCAGGGCCTGAAAGGTTATGCCAAACCAGGGCAACTCTTGGCTATAATGGGTCCTTCTGGTTGTGGAAAGTCTACTCTTCTTGATGCCTTAGCAG GGAGATTAGGTTCAAAGTCAAAGCAGACTGGGATGATCCTAATCAATGGCCGCAAACAAGCACTGGCATATGGAACATCT GCATATGTCACAGAAGATGATACTATCTTGACAACACTGACAGTTGGAGAAGCTGTATACTACTCAGCCCAGCTCCAATTACCAGATTCCATGTCCAAATCAGAGAAGAAGGAGAGAGCAGAGTTCACAATAAGAGAAATGGGCCTGCAAGATGCCATCAACACAAGAATTGGAGGGTGGGGATCTAAGGGAATTAGTGGTGGACAAAAGAGGAGAGTTAGCATTTGCATTGAGATCTTAACACATCCAAGACTCTTGTTTCTTGATGAACCAACAAGTGGACTTGATAGTGCAGCCTCTTATTATGTTATGAGTAGAATTGCAagcttaaataaaaaaaatggaattcAAATGACTATTATTGCATCAATCCATCAACCAAGTAATGAAATCTTTCAGCTTTTCAACAATCTCTGTCTCCTCTCTTCTGGTAAAACAGTCTACTTCGGACCTGTCTCAGCTGCCAATAAG TTTTTCTCATCAAATGGTTTTCCTTGCCCAAGTCTCCAGAATCCTCCTGATCACTTtgtaaaaattattaacaaGGATTTTGAACAG GAGGAGGACCCTGAGAAAGGATTAGCTAGAGGGCTAACCACAGAAGAAGCAATTCATATACTTGTTGAATCATATGATTCATCTAAAATTAGTCACCAAGTTCATAAAGAAATATCTCAAATGAAAAAAAGG GACTCAGATGCAATGGAGAAGAAAAGTCATGCTGATTTTTTAACACAGTGCATGGTCCTTACTAGGAGATCTTTTGTGAACATGTATCGTGAAGTAGGCTACCACTGGTTGCGCCTACTTATCTATGGTGCTCTGGCTTTAAGTCTTGGTACCATGTTTTTTCACATTGGCTCAAGCAGTGAATCAATTCAG GCCAGAGCTTCACTGCTTGTGTTTGTTGTTACATTCCTTACCTTCATTACTGTTGGTGCATTCCCTTCTTTTGTGGAAGATATGAAG gtgtttgaaagaaaaagaccgAATGGACATTATGGGGTAACTGCATACACCATTGGCAACACATTATCTTCAGTTCCATTCTTGCTATTGATGTCACTGATCCCTGGAGCAGTGGTTTATTACCTAGTTGGACTTCACCAAGGACACCAAGAATTCATCTACTTTACATCTATACTCTTTGTTTCTGTCTTTTTGGTTGAGGGTCTCATGATGATTGTTGCAAGCATTGTCCCCAATTTCCTGCTAGGCATAATCTTTGGCACCGGAATATTGGGAGTGATGATGTTGGATGGTGGATTCTATAGGCTTCCAAGCGATATCCCTTAA
- the LOC107481788 gene encoding ABC transporter G family member 1 isoform X1, which translates to MLPVLLEYETTFEVEAMNEVDHQEEKGVFITWEDLWVTVSDGKNGRKAILQGLKGYAKPGQLLAIMGPSGCGKSTLLDALAGRLGSKSKQTGMILINGRKQALAYGTSAYVTEDDTILTTLTVGEAVYYSAQLQLPDSMSKSEKKERAEFTIREMGLQDAINTRIGGWGSKGISGGQKRRVSICIEILTHPRLLFLDEPTSGLDSAASYYVMSRIASLNKKNGIQMTIIASIHQPSNEIFQLFNNLCLLSSGKTVYFGPVSAANKFFSSNGFPCPSLQNPPDHFVKIINKDFEQEEDPEKGLARGLTTEEAIHILVESYDSSKISHQVHKEISQMKKRDSDAMEKKSHADFLTQCMVLTRRSFVNMYREVGYHWLRLLIYGALALSLGTMFFHIGSSSESIQARASLLVFVVTFLTFITVGAFPSFVEDMKVFERERLNGHYGVTAYTIGNTLSSVPFLLLMSLIPGAVVYYLVGLHQGHKEFIYFTSVLFVSVFLVEGLMMIVASIVPNFLLGIIFGTGILGVMMLDGGFYRLPSDIPKPFWRYPLHYISFHKYAYQGLFKNEFQGLTFTGNNQDGGAMINISGEEILRNLWQVEIGYSKWNDVAILIGMAVTYRLLFLVIIKSFEKVKPIIVTAMNNCPQAKFRFTKVTRLGAMA; encoded by the exons ATGCTACCCGTTTTGTTGGAATATGAGACCACATTTGAGGTGGAAGCCATGAATGAGGTGGATCATCAAGAGGAGAAGGGGGTTTTCATAACATGGGAGGATCTATGGGTGACAGTCTCAGATGGCaagaatggaaggaaagcaATACTTCAGGGCCTGAAAGGTTATGCCAAACCAGGGCAACTCTTGGCTATAATGGGTCCTTCTGGTTGTGGAAAGTCTACTCTTCTTGATGCCTTAGCAG GGAGATTAGGTTCAAAGTCAAAGCAGACTGGGATGATCCTAATCAATGGCCGCAAACAAGCACTGGCATATGGAACATCT GCATATGTCACAGAAGATGATACTATCTTGACAACACTGACAGTTGGAGAAGCTGTATACTACTCAGCCCAGCTCCAATTACCAGATTCCATGTCCAAATCAGAGAAGAAGGAGAGAGCAGAGTTCACAATAAGAGAAATGGGCCTGCAAGATGCCATCAACACAAGAATTGGAGGGTGGGGATCTAAGGGAATTAGTGGTGGACAAAAGAGGAGAGTTAGCATTTGCATTGAGATCTTAACACATCCAAGACTCTTGTTTCTTGATGAACCAACAAGTGGACTTGATAGTGCAGCCTCTTATTATGTTATGAGTAGAATTGCAagcttaaataaaaaaaatggaattcAAATGACTATTATTGCATCAATCCATCAACCAAGTAATGAAATCTTTCAGCTTTTCAACAATCTCTGTCTCCTCTCTTCTGGTAAAACAGTCTACTTCGGACCTGTCTCAGCTGCCAATAAG TTTTTCTCATCAAATGGTTTTCCTTGCCCAAGTCTCCAGAATCCTCCTGATCACTTtgtaaaaattattaacaaGGATTTTGAACAG GAGGAGGACCCTGAGAAAGGATTAGCTAGAGGGCTAACCACAGAAGAAGCAATTCATATACTTGTTGAATCATATGATTCATCTAAAATTAGTCACCAAGTTCATAAAGAAATATCTCAAATGAAAAAAAGG GACTCAGATGCAATGGAGAAGAAAAGTCATGCTGATTTTTTAACACAGTGCATGGTCCTTACTAGGAGATCTTTTGTGAACATGTATCGTGAAGTAGGCTACCACTGGTTGCGCCTACTTATCTATGGTGCTCTGGCTTTAAGTCTTGGTACCATGTTTTTTCACATTGGCTCAAGCAGTGAATCAATTCAG GCCAGAGCTTCACTGCTTGTGTTTGTTGTTACATTCCTTACCTTCATTACTGTTGGTGCATTCCCTTCTTTTGTGGAAGATATGAAG GTGTTTGAAAGAGAAAGACTGAATGGACATTATGGGGTAACTGCATACACCATTGGCAACACATTATCTTCAGTTCCATTCTTGCTATTGATGTCACTCATCCCTGGAGCAGTGGTTTATTACTTGGTTGGACTTCACCAAGGACACAAAGAATTCATCTACTTTACATCTGTACTCTTTGTTTCTGTCTTTTTGGTTGAGGGTCTCATGATGATTGTTGCAAGCATTGTCCCCAATTTCCTGCTAGGCATAATCTTCGGCACCGGAATATTGGGAGTGATGATGTTGGATGGTGGATTCTATAGGCTTCCAAGCGATATCCCTAAACCGTTTTGGAGATACCCTTTGCATTACATTTCATTCCACAAGTATGCATACCAAGGATTGTTCAAGAACGAGTTTCAAGGCCTAACATTCACCGGCAATAATCAAGATGGAGGAGCTATGATAAACATTAGTGGGGAAGAGATACTTAGAAACTTGTGGCAAGTGGAAATTGGTTACTCAAAATGGAATGATGTTGCTATATTGATAGGAATGGCAGTGACATACAGATTGTTGTTCTTGGTGATCATCAAGAGCTTTGAGAAAGTGAAGCCTATTATTGTGACAGCAATGAATAATTGCCCGCAAGCAAAGTTCAGGTTCACTAAGGTGACTAGACTAGGAGCAATGGCATGA
- the LOC107481788 gene encoding ABC transporter G family member 1 isoform X2 yields the protein MAAEKEDYNGRLGSKSKQTGMILINGRKQALAYGTSAYVTEDDTILTTLTVGEAVYYSAQLQLPDSMSKSEKKERAEFTIREMGLQDAINTRIGGWGSKGISGGQKRRVSICIEILTHPRLLFLDEPTSGLDSAASYYVMSRIASLNKKNGIQMTIIASIHQPSNEIFQLFNNLCLLSSGKTVYFGPVSAANKFFSSNGFPCPSLQNPPDHFVKIINKDFEQEEDPEKGLARGLTTEEAIHILVESYDSSKISHQVHKEISQMKKRDSDAMEKKSHADFLTQCMVLTRRSFVNMYREVGYHWLRLLIYGALALSLGTMFFHIGSSSESIQARASLLVFVVTFLTFITVGAFPSFVEDMKVFERERLNGHYGVTAYTIGNTLSSVPFLLLMSLIPGAVVYYLVGLHQGHKEFIYFTSVLFVSVFLVEGLMMIVASIVPNFLLGIIFGTGILGVMMLDGGFYRLPSDIPKPFWRYPLHYISFHKYAYQGLFKNEFQGLTFTGNNQDGGAMINISGEEILRNLWQVEIGYSKWNDVAILIGMAVTYRLLFLVIIKSFEKVKPIIVTAMNNCPQAKFRFTKVTRLGAMA from the exons ATGGCAGCTGAAAAAGAAGACTACAATG GGAGATTAGGTTCAAAGTCAAAGCAGACTGGGATGATCCTAATCAATGGCCGCAAACAAGCACTGGCATATGGAACATCT GCATATGTCACAGAAGATGATACTATCTTGACAACACTGACAGTTGGAGAAGCTGTATACTACTCAGCCCAGCTCCAATTACCAGATTCCATGTCCAAATCAGAGAAGAAGGAGAGAGCAGAGTTCACAATAAGAGAAATGGGCCTGCAAGATGCCATCAACACAAGAATTGGAGGGTGGGGATCTAAGGGAATTAGTGGTGGACAAAAGAGGAGAGTTAGCATTTGCATTGAGATCTTAACACATCCAAGACTCTTGTTTCTTGATGAACCAACAAGTGGACTTGATAGTGCAGCCTCTTATTATGTTATGAGTAGAATTGCAagcttaaataaaaaaaatggaattcAAATGACTATTATTGCATCAATCCATCAACCAAGTAATGAAATCTTTCAGCTTTTCAACAATCTCTGTCTCCTCTCTTCTGGTAAAACAGTCTACTTCGGACCTGTCTCAGCTGCCAATAAG TTTTTCTCATCAAATGGTTTTCCTTGCCCAAGTCTCCAGAATCCTCCTGATCACTTtgtaaaaattattaacaaGGATTTTGAACAG GAGGAGGACCCTGAGAAAGGATTAGCTAGAGGGCTAACCACAGAAGAAGCAATTCATATACTTGTTGAATCATATGATTCATCTAAAATTAGTCACCAAGTTCATAAAGAAATATCTCAAATGAAAAAAAGG GACTCAGATGCAATGGAGAAGAAAAGTCATGCTGATTTTTTAACACAGTGCATGGTCCTTACTAGGAGATCTTTTGTGAACATGTATCGTGAAGTAGGCTACCACTGGTTGCGCCTACTTATCTATGGTGCTCTGGCTTTAAGTCTTGGTACCATGTTTTTTCACATTGGCTCAAGCAGTGAATCAATTCAG GCCAGAGCTTCACTGCTTGTGTTTGTTGTTACATTCCTTACCTTCATTACTGTTGGTGCATTCCCTTCTTTTGTGGAAGATATGAAG GTGTTTGAAAGAGAAAGACTGAATGGACATTATGGGGTAACTGCATACACCATTGGCAACACATTATCTTCAGTTCCATTCTTGCTATTGATGTCACTCATCCCTGGAGCAGTGGTTTATTACTTGGTTGGACTTCACCAAGGACACAAAGAATTCATCTACTTTACATCTGTACTCTTTGTTTCTGTCTTTTTGGTTGAGGGTCTCATGATGATTGTTGCAAGCATTGTCCCCAATTTCCTGCTAGGCATAATCTTCGGCACCGGAATATTGGGAGTGATGATGTTGGATGGTGGATTCTATAGGCTTCCAAGCGATATCCCTAAACCGTTTTGGAGATACCCTTTGCATTACATTTCATTCCACAAGTATGCATACCAAGGATTGTTCAAGAACGAGTTTCAAGGCCTAACATTCACCGGCAATAATCAAGATGGAGGAGCTATGATAAACATTAGTGGGGAAGAGATACTTAGAAACTTGTGGCAAGTGGAAATTGGTTACTCAAAATGGAATGATGTTGCTATATTGATAGGAATGGCAGTGACATACAGATTGTTGTTCTTGGTGATCATCAAGAGCTTTGAGAAAGTGAAGCCTATTATTGTGACAGCAATGAATAATTGCCCGCAAGCAAAGTTCAGGTTCACTAAGGTGACTAGACTAGGAGCAATGGCATGA
- the LOC107481786 gene encoding pentatricopeptide repeat-containing protein At5g08510-like, with protein MKKLFLLGTWKCNCWKQRFRLFTTLLEDLDTPCLRHVIATNISISRRVKSGKPELARHLFDDMPLRTVSTWNTMISGYSQWGCYVEALALASLMHHSCVKLDEVSFSSVLSACSRYGSLVHGKQVHALLLRSGYERFGLVGSALLYFYVQCCGIGEAKVVFEELHGGNDVLWSLMLAGYVQHDNMGEALDMFEKMPDRDVVAWTTLISGYAKREDGRERALDLFWCMRNSGVLPNEVTLCSVVRVCTRLRALWQGKVVHGHCIKEGFAFDNAIGGGLIEFYCDCEAIGDAKRVHESMRGETYLNVTNLLIGCLISAGKIEEAEMIFYRLRETNHVSYNLMIKGYAMIGHFEKSKKLFNQMSLKDLTSLNTMISVYSKNGELDEAVKLFDKIKDEKNPVTWNSMMSGCIQNGQYMKALKIYVKMRRLSVDYSRSTFSVLFRACSSLGSFQQGRLLHGHLTKTPFQANVYVGTALIDFYSKCGRLADAQRSFLSIFSPNVAAWTALINGYAYHGLGSEAILLFHSMLVQGVVPNAATFVGILSACSHAGLVAEGLKIFHSMEELYKVTPSIEHYTCVVDLLGRSGHVREAEEFIRKMPIEADRVIWGALLHACWFWKDMEVGEKAAEKLFSLDPNPTVPLVILSNMYAVLGRWGQKSILRKRLQSVKLRKDPGCSWIELNNIHLFLVEDKTHPYSDVIYATVEHLAATINSSIPFNYLYSSNGKHHE; from the coding sequence ATGAAGAAGCTGTTCCTCCTTGGCACCTGGAAGTGCAACTGCTGGAAGCAAAGGTTCCGACTTTTCACCACCCTTTTGGAAGATTTGGATACCCCTTGTCTCCGTCACGTGATTGCCACCAACATTTCCATTAGCAGGAGAGTTAAATCCGGCAAACCTGAATTAGCACGCCACCTCTTCGATGATATGCCGCTTCGAACTGTTTCCACTTGGAATACTATGATTTCTGGATATTCGCAATGGGGCTGCTACGTTGAAGCTCTGGCCCTTGCTTCCCTCATGCACCACTCTTGCGTCAAGCTTGACGAGGTCTCTTTCTCTTCGGTGTTGAGCGCATGCTCACGTTATGGGTCACTTGTTCATGGGAAGCAAGTTCATGCATTGCTTTTGAGGTCTGGATACGAGAGATTTGGCCTTGTGGGGAGTGCTCTGTTGTATTTTTACGTTCAGTGTTGTGGAATTGGAGAAGCTAAGGTAGTTTTTGAGGAGCTTCATGGCGGGAATGATGTGTTATGGAGCTTGATGCTTGCGGGTTATGTGCAGCATGACAATATGGGTGAGGCTCTGGACATGTTTGAAAAGATGCCTGATCGTGATGTTGTGGCTTGGACCACGTTGATCTCTGGGTATGCGAAGAGGGAAGATGGGCGTGAGAGGGCTTTGGATTTGTTTTGGTGTATGAGGAATTCTGGAGTGTTGCCTAATGAGGTCACGTTGTGCTCTGTTGTGAGAGTTTGCACTAGACTGAGGGCTCTATGGCAGGGGAAGGTTGTTCATGGGCATTGCATCAAGGAAGGGTTTGCTTTTGATAATGCGATTGGTGGCGGGTTGATTGAGTTTTATTGTGATTGTGAAGCCATAGGTGATGCCAAGAGAGTTCATGAGAGCATGAGAGGAGAAACTTATTTGAATGTGACTAACTTGTTGATTGGTTGCCTTATCTCCGCGGGGAAGATTGAAGAAGCTGAGATGATATTTTACAGGTTGAGAGAGACGAATCACGTATCATATAATTTGATGATTAAAGGTTATGCTATGATTGGTCATTTTGAGAAGTCAAAGAAATTATTCAATCAAATGAGTCTCAAGGATTTAACTTCCTTAAATACCATGATATCTGTGTACTCCAAAAACGGTGAACTTGATGAAGCTGTGAAGCTTTTTgacaaaattaaagatgagaaaAACCCTGTGACATGGAATTCGATGATGTCTGGTTGTATTCAAAATGGCCAGTACATGAAGGCATTAAAAATATACGTGAAGATGCGTAGGTTATCAGTTGATTATAGCAGATCGACGTTCTCTGTTTTATTTCGTGCATGTTCATCTCTTGGTTCTTTTCAGCAAGGACGGTTGCTTCATGGCCACTTAACCAAGACACCGTTCCAAGCAAATGTTTATGTTGGGACTGCCCTTATAGACTTCTACTCCAAATGTGGTCGCTTGGCTGATGCTCAAAGGTCATTCCTCAGCATTTTTTCACCCAATGTAGCAGCATGGACAGCTCTTATTAATGGGTATGCATATCATGGACTTGGATCCGAGGCAATTTTACTCTTCCACTCGATGTTAGTTCAAGGAGTTGTGCCAAATGCAGCTACTTTTGTTGGCATTCTTTCTGCCTGCTCCCATGCCGGTCTAGTTGCTGAAGGTTTGAAAATCTTCCACTCGATGGAGGAACTTTACAAAGTAACCCCAAGCATAGAACATTACACATGTGTGGTGGATCTTCTTGGTCGATCAGGCCATGTAAGAGAAGCTGAAGAGTTTATTAGAAAGATGCCTATTGAAGCAGATAGGGTGATTTGGGGAGCTTTACTGCATGCATGTTGGTTCTGGAAGGACATGGAAGTAGGGGAGAAAGCCGCTGAAAAGTTGTTCAGCTTGGATCCGAACCCAACAGTGCCTTTGGTAATTCTGTCAAATATGTATGCGGTGCTAGGTAGATGGGGGCAGAAGTCAATTCTTAGGAAGAGATTGCAGAGTGTAAAATTGAGAAAAGATCCAGGGTGCAGCTGGATTGAATTAAACAATATTCATCTGTTCTTGGTAGAGGATAAAACACATCCTTATTCTGATGTTATTTATGCAACTGTAGAGCATTTAGCAGCAACCATTAATTCTAGCATACCCTTCAATTATCTCTATAGCAGCAACGGCAAACATCATGAATAA